Proteins from a genomic interval of Sulfurimonas sp. HSL3-2:
- a CDS encoding LPP20 family lipoprotein gives MIKNFKTLAIAAVVAATFVGCAKPQPAQDEGDFRCKQDGVLAPKWTCNPQSYEGAIVGLGSAPQSKAGMNFTRNNAMAAARNDLAFQIETQVKAKVENFVRGTGVGDSEVVDSVSTQVSKQLAKIKLNGTKQLESWQNPKSGTLYVLVGAPENSVNEEVKKQIVKSSHNNEDALWQQFQSKQALDQLEKDFPTE, from the coding sequence ATGATTAAAAATTTTAAAACATTAGCGATAGCAGCAGTTGTAGCGGCTACATTTGTAGGTTGTGCTAAACCTCAACCGGCACAAGATGAAGGTGATTTCCGTTGTAAGCAAGATGGTGTACTTGCTCCAAAATGGACTTGTAATCCTCAAAGTTATGAAGGTGCGATCGTAGGTCTTGGAAGTGCTCCGCAAAGTAAAGCGGGTATGAACTTTACAAGAAATAATGCAATGGCAGCGGCTCGTAACGACCTGGCATTTCAGATCGAAACACAAGTAAAAGCAAAAGTCGAGAACTTTGTACGCGGTACGGGTGTAGGCGATAGCGAAGTAGTTGACAGCGTTTCTACTCAGGTTTCAAAACAACTTGCAAAGATCAAGTTAAACGGTACAAAACAACTTGAATCATGGCAAAATCCTAAGAGCGGTACACTATATGTTCTAGTAGGTGCTCCTGAAAACTCTGTAAACGAAGAGGTCAAAAAACAGATTGTAAAAAGCTCTCATAACAATGAAGATGCTTTATGGCAACAATTCCAATCAAAACAAGCACTTGATCAATTAGAAAAAGATTTTCCTACTGAATAA